One segment of Engraulis encrasicolus isolate BLACKSEA-1 chromosome 7, IST_EnEncr_1.0, whole genome shotgun sequence DNA contains the following:
- the pcolcea gene encoding procollagen C-endopeptidase enhancer a — protein sequence MERRGCMWTLCLVVLFGWAQGQNRNDSSRPTFYCGGNLDGDSGFVGSEGFPNFYKPDSKCTWYITVPEGNVVMLTFRIFDLEADSQCRYDYLDVYNGHSNLKEKLGRFCGTFRPGQLMSTSNTMMLDMVSDSGTGGRGFVAFYQAGKPHADDQICGGKYTKSQGTLKTPNWPDKHYPPGVTCSWLITVEPHMAVEVNFDKFTVEGDSYCRFDYVAFYNGGEREDSRRIGKYCGDQPPKQLVSNGNVLLVQFVSDTSVTSDGFMATYRSIPRGSKSPTSPEDALSGPPRVDARPLPRPRPRPIDRSNRYGEEEDEEQYRKPESPRRPIVVYTPTEREVTDAPTTTTTTTVPPTPKPKPRRVNPNRRKNGNRRQPNGNGNGNANGNANGNANGNANANANGNANGNGNANGNGNSRLPVQPSRPRVNLNPVCAQACKRDGTLKSSFCSSDFVITARLTSVTPQAGGSVLITGSLITAYKPGKLDITQAGAGSTIKLISACQKCPVLRRGGSYILMGMMDDDGRGTLAPGSFTAPYKPAHHKILQNINNQPC from the exons ATGGAGAGGCGAGGATGCATGTGGACGCTGTGTCTCGTGGTACTGTTTGGATGGGCTCAGGGGCAGAACCGCAACGACAGCTCAAG ACCTACGTTTTACTGTGGAGGAAACCTGGATGGGGACAGTGGCTTTGTGGGCAGTGAGGGCTTCCCAAACTTCTACAAGCCAGACAGCAAATGCACCTGGTACATCACG GTGCCAGAGGGCAACGTGGTCATGCTGACCTTCAGGATCTTCGACCTTGAGGCCGACTCCCAATGTCGCTATGATTACCTGGACGTCTACAACGGACACTCCAACCTGAAGGAGAAGCTGGGCCGATTCTGCGGAACGTTCCGGCCCGGCCAGCTCATGTCCACCTCCAACACCATGATGCTGGACATGGTGTCAGACTCCGGGACCGGGGGCCGGGGATTCGTGGCCTTCTACCAGGCTGGAAAGCCCCACGCAGACG ACCAGATCTGCGGAGGGAAGTACACCAAGTCTCAGGGGACCCTGAAGACCCCCAACTGGCCCGATAAGCACTACCCTCCTGGGGTCACCTGCTCATGGCTCATCACCGTAGAGCCACACatg GCAGTGGAGGTGAACTTTGATAAGTTCACGGTGGAGGGAGACTCGTACTGCCGCTTTGACTATGTGGCGTTCTACaacggaggggagagggaggactcCAGACGCATCGGGAAATACTGTGGAGACCAGCCTCCCAA GCAGCTGGTGAGTAATGGTAACGTCCTGCTGGTCCAGTTCGTCTCTGACACCAGCGTCACCTCCGACGGCTTCATGGCCACGTATCGCAGCATCCCGCGCGGCTCCAAGAGCCCCACCAGCCCCGAGGATGCCCTGAGCGGACCCCCCCGCGTGGACGCCCGCCCCCTGCCCCGTCCCCGCCCCCGCCCCATCGACCGCTCCAACAG GTAcggtgaggaggaagatgaggagcagTACAGGAAGCCTGAATCCCCCAGGAGGCCCATCGTGGTCTACACCCCCACGGAGAGGGAGGTCACGGatgcccccaccaccacaaccaccaccaccgtgCCACCCACACCCAAGCCCAAACCCAGACGGGTGAACCCCAATCGCAGGAAGAACGGCAATAGGAGACAACCCAATGGGAATGGCAATGGAAATGCTAATGGCAATGCCAATGGAAATGCCAATGGAAATGCTAATGCCAATGCCAATGGGAATGCCAATGGAAATGGGAACGCCAATGGAAATGGAAACAGCAGACTACCTGTACAGCCATCTAGACCCAGAG TCAACCTGAACCCTGTGTGTGCTCAGGCCTGTAAGAGAGACGGGACCCTGAAGAGCAGCTTCTGCTCCAGTGACTTTG TCATCACTGCCAGACTGACCTCCGTGACCCCCCAGGCCGGCGGCTCCGTGCTCATCACAGGCTCTCTGATCACGGCCTACAAGCCCGGCAAGCTCGACATCACACAAGCTGGAGCGGGCAGCACCATCAAGCTCATCTCCGCCTGCCAGAAATGCCCAGTGCTACGCAGAG gtggcagttaCATCCTCATGGGCATGATGGATGATGACGGTCGTGGCACGTTGGCACCTGGCAGCTTCACCGCACCTTACAAGCCAGCTCACCACAAGATCCTACAGAACATCAACAACCAGCCATGCTAA